tgtactgtactgtatgtgcacatgcTGCTTTAGAGATAAAAAGCTTCTCTAACAATCTGGGGTTCTCATGTATTCACAAGCATAAACACCAAGAAAAATAGTGTAGGTCATAACTATTGCAATAAAAAATAGTGACTCCAAGAAATTAAACTGCAAAGTGCATCCAACTgtagcaataaaaacaaataaaacatgctgTAATGGATTTAGATCGCCATCTGCTGGAATTACATGAGAGGTTCTTTAGTGTTCAAGTCTATCTTAAAATAATCAGATGTCgacatgaatattaaaattaGAGCTGTAACAATGAATCctttaattgattagttgtcaaaattatctgattccagcttctttaatgtgaatatttgataTTAAGGGCTTTGCAGACAACgaaacaaacaactaattgattaatcgagaaataatccacagattatttgacaatgaaaacaatattttgtaaCAGCCATTTTATGCAAGTGGTGTGCATGAGTCTCTgaatccattttgttttcttaaatatCCGGTGTTTTCTCAATCACTTGTAAAGTGcattgcattttgatttgttcGAAAgatgctgtataaataaagtttgattgattgattcctAATGTGCGTCCAGCGTAAGGGCCCACAGTCCTCCatctgtgtaaaaaataaaatccaagcTTTTGATTAAGctaatcacaaaaacaaaccaagtgACTCTTGAATATATTTTTGGATAGAACGAGTAGTGTGGATTTTGTCACTAACATCACAAGCATAAAAACATCTCTTAAGGCCAAACCTGCTTCAGTGTACACATGGGCACCTGGTCTGGAAAAAttgtgaacctatcctttaagcTTACAGAGCAAGGCAGTTATATCAAATAAGATATTGGTTCTCCCTCagcaaaaaaacaccaaacatggTTAGTTGTCTGACTGAAATTCTAAATCATGTGTTACACtgtgaaattgaaaaaaactCTTATATACATGCAAATGACATCAGTCTGCAATCATCTCATCTAAAAGCTTGGGCAACTTCCCCGCACCTTAGCCTAAATCTAACTTGGAGAAaactgtattattttaaaacctgtgtgctcaaaacaaaatgaaataattcttgttttccattattagaaagtcaaaatatttcaaccagttttttttttttatgtcaatcAGAGGTAGACTGTGAGCTAAGAGGTGACGCTGAAGATGAAGTGATGACAGGGAGAGAAGGCTTTGAGAAAGGACCTAAAAGCTCTATGACAGAGAGTCAGGACATGGGTAATTTGCAGTGAAGGCAGAGTTGCTGAGTGATAAAGAGAGATACAAATAACAAGTAAAGCAACACTGCCTCAAAGATGTTCTCAGAGGAACACAAGTTGTGGGAATCAGTGAGAAATTAGTTCATTTGCAAATTGGAATTTGTGTGGATGACATGATCAAACATTACAACAGTGTAACATGTAAAAACTGCAACTCCACCAAAAACAGTGTTGGTCAGCCAATCGTGTGGTGCCTCTGGGTTTTATGGTGGTTACAAAGTGGCTTCTGGGAACTTCTGCAAACAGAGTATCTCCCAAGATGACCGCAGGGGACATTCTGTTCACATAGTCGACAGAGATACTTCTCATGTGAAACATCCGTTCACACCAGCAATTAAATCAGAACAAAATCTGGCAAATGCTGGTTTCAAACAATTCCCATCCTTTGGCAGCATTATGAGGTGGAcacattgttttctctccatttttaGCACTggttcagtgtttttcagttaTTTGGATCAAAAAACAACCCCAGCAACACAATACTAGTCACTCAGTAAACACAATGATCATCTAGTAAACAGGAAATGAAGTGCTACGCTTCATTATCTGACTCAACAAAGACCAAAAATAAACAGTTGTATGgtttttgtactgttttgtctttattaaaatgaattctGGCAAAATATAAAGCAAAAATCTAATGCTGGTCACGTCACAATACACATAAACAGTGGACAGAAATTCAAATAGTAGTCTTAAAGGTGGTCCTCATTTTGTGTGCTTCACTTTTTCAGCACTGCAGCTTAAGTGCAGACGTAAATACATAATTTGAGTGTGACTGAGACATAACAAATCACAGAGTCAAACGTGTTGGAGACCCAAAAAGAAAGATGACTGTGGGGATTATATAAAATTATTGTTTGCTTTGAAtgcaaattaacttttttttatgcttcttttgttttagtCTTCTCTTAAGTAAGCCTCAGGCACCTCTTCCTCATCGGTAGTATTCTGTAAGGAGGCCATCCTTTGAACCTCCATCACTTTTGTCTCCACCAGCTTCTTATCCGCATCCGCTGACAGTttctgcacctcctccacctgcgaCAGGGCCACCTGAATGTTTGTCCTCATTGTGACGGACGCATGTTCAGCtcctggacacaaacacacgctcaGTCAGTGTGCTGAAAAAAGTTCAGAGGTTGACATAACACCAGCTCAAGTTCAGACATTAGTGTGTGGTCATTAAGAAGGCACTACTGTCCGTCATCTCCGTTTGGTTTTACACAAAGGCCTACTGAGTGACAGCAAATGATCCGCGCACTGTCCAAAGTGtaacactgacagcagctgaatGGGAGCAGGCGCAGACAACGACATACAAAGCTTTGAAAAGATGATTCACAGCTAAACACTTGAATTCATCGTTACTAGAGCCCTGAGAAAACCTGCCTCGACCTATTCAATCACACAGCCATATAACCACTCTGACATGTTCTTTTACACACCTGACGTGTATGCTGCCTCCGCTGCCGTTTCACACAGCTTGACTGCATTGATCCAGGTGGACTCAAAACGCTTGTATTCATCTTGTCTGTCGTCAACCTGTCAGGACAGAGAGAATTATAAAACCCAAGTCAGATCAAACAGATCTGCaactgttttgttgtctgtCGGTGTCACGATCAATAAATCAACACAATATGTTCAGCTTTGTTGTGACGGACAACATAAATTTACCTGTGCACGCTGGCCAATTATCACCTGCCAGATCGTGTCCTCTTCTGCCGGACTCAAGTTTCCCAGCGAGTCCAAATATCGTTTTTGGAGAGCAATTAGTGTGTGCACAGCCTGTTAGCAAACAGAGGGAGGACATACacagtttacatttaaaaatcaaggGCCAAGTACGGAGAGTATCGCGGAGGAGCAGTTTCTGCAGCACAgatcattttcaaacttttataAGTGACAAATAGGTCTGTAGATTATCCCTATTGCTAGCCAGAACAgtgtttcttgaaaaaaaagtattttggtGATTTGACTACCACAAATGAAATCCTTTTCACAGCTGTTATTGGAGTGGCAGGAGAAGTCACAGAGATCTTGAATTCAAAATTAAACCAAACCTGTCTGCAGGTCTTTTACTAAGTTAAAGGTGAAAACAGTGTTCTGTTTTTGTATGCTTTGGATGAACGGACCTTTTAAGGTTTATGACTGGCTTGTCTTTTGGTTTCGGGTTTGTTTAATCGCCTGTTTACTTTCCCAATTCATTAATTTATCTTTTAGTgacaaaattgtgaaaaatgatcatcataattaatttcttcaaattgcttctacagtccaaaacccacactcttcatttttttttatcatatatgacagaaaagcagcaaatcctcacatttaagaagccgcatccagcaaatatttgacatttttgcttgaaaaattagGATTTACAATTAATCGATCGCCAAGATAGTTGGCAATGAATATTTTCTTCaactgattaattgttgcagctctagaaatcagtacatttactttgtGCAACACCTGGAAAAACCCAAGCTGTCACAAGTACTACACAGAACATTACTACACttaaaaatatttctaaaaCTGAATATGAACATGCTAGTGACATAGgaaacaagatttaaaaaacCCTTACTTTCGAGTACTCTGTGATGGCATCTACAAGAGCCAAGGTGgcctgagagagaaaagtgCTTGAGCTGTCTGTTACCAGAGAGGCTGCTCGTCTGATCAGAGAGTCGTGAGAGAGGTTTTcaacctgcagcagagacacaggGAGGAAACCAGGAACAGAGTATGAAGTAACATACTGTAGATGACTGGTTATAATTTCAACGTGTCTCAATGTGACTCACCTGTCTGAAGGGTATGGCACACAGCCCGCCGCCAACTGCAAATGATGCTATACTTGTGTACACAAGATTTGTCCATTTCCCCGATTTATGGACTGCAGGTTTTCTGCTGCTTAACAGGACACGAGCAGAAGTcctgaacaacacaaacaaccagGTTCATTAATGTCGAGTCCCATTACATCACACACTCTCATATTAATCTGACGCACTGTCACCTATGGCAAACTGGTCTTATATAATGTCAAAGCTACCTACCTAGTACAAACTACCGACCAAATCAGACTGACATCAAACCTAAAGCTAATTTGAAGATATATTTAACACCGCCTACTCATACAACTCTTTGTAGTGAGTCACTTCTGTATGATTCAGTAAAAAGACGCACAGAAAATAAAACGACAATGCTAATTTTAGTGAatgaaaaacaagttaaacGTCTTTTGTGACAACTTCCGGTTGTCTCTGCCAGCGCTGTTATGAAGCAAAACATGCTAAATTTCCCAACATTAACAtcaacagcagcattaaatCCGTAAGAGACTGATTGTTAAGTAAAGCGTATATAATTAGGTGACAAACGTTGCCAGTTTAAAGTTATATAACTGTAATAAACATCCTACCTGAGGAGACGGAGGCAGCTCGTTACCCTCCTTAGCGCGGCCATCTTGGTCCGCCACAATAACATGTTCGTCGTCACCGGGCAAAGGTTCCCCTGGTGTGAGGCTGTCGACACTGTCGCCCCCTGGTGGTCAAAACAGCGACATTATCTTGTGCTCAGCCATGCTGCAGATAACATAAGACAAGCCCAGCACAAGGACACAAATGAATATAGATAGAAAAAGAGTAATTGTaaacagaaataattaaaaacaaaaataagaattgaaataaaaatagaaactatACAAGAGCAATTAAACTCAAATTACAAGGTAACTTGTACAGTACTATCTCAAGCAGAGTGTAGAGGGATGGGTATACATTGTGTTAGTATCTGGTATTAAATGTACCAAAGTatgtaattaaatatataaaattattGACTAGTTACTGGaatcacagtttgtttgtttgtttttttattgtttttttttttatctttttgcttatcaaataaaaaataataaatatgtgcTACTTTAcctagttacattccatcactgacatTTATACTTAATGTACTTAGTGTTTATCTGTATTAATATAGCAACAAGATGTACTTgattatgaataaaacatttaaacatattGACATAATATAGCATGATATAGTACAGTATGACATTGTATGAGATATAAAATATTGTATATAAGTTGAAATATAGCATAACTTAATATAAAGGCTAGTTtattatataaaacataataaaaatagtaaattATACAAAATAGCTTGTGtatgttatttgtatttttcttatgTTCAATATTTGCGGACCAGTCAAAATCAGGTTGTCTGCTCGATAACAACCTGTCCTGGCCTGAGGGTTTTGTAAAGTCCCAGCAATGTTTTGCACAAAACgcacaaaaaatgtaatggcAAACAAAGATATTGTGTCCGAATGCTAAGATAGACCTTTCtgttcctttctcctctctgtgtggtTAGTTGTGTTTATCAGGAAATCAAACCTCAGAGAATTATAACCAAAATTAtataaaactaaactaatgtGAAGATTTGACATACATTGGTCTATATATAATAAACTTGGGATAGTTGTTTATATACTAGTTGTAAATAAATTTGAGAATTTGTTGAAATAATATAtgagttaaaagaagaaaagtgagaaaggGGTGGGGATAGATAAGTTTTACTTCTACCTACTCCCTTTTAGACActgttacttttgttttgtttgttttttattatgttattttaatttttggtttgaaataaagtacttcattcattcattcatatattcCAGATATTTAATGATGAAACGGCATTGTGCAAATATCAGACCCTTTTAAGGCCTTTAAATCTCCCTGTCAGCACTGAGCAAAGAGTCTGGAAAATGTGTCGATAATGAGTACAAAACTTTAAAACGAAGCACACGTATGATACTTGAAAACTTATTCTCCTTACAACGTATTAAAGCACATTAGGAATTTTAGTTAGTTTGAGCAGAAGTCTCAAGTCAAGATGAATTTACCCTCATTGTTTATCTGCGATACTTCACATGACTCAGTATGGTCTGTCATGCATACTGCTCATATGCATTACCATACAACAACCGTATTTCTTAAAAAATCTCTGGTTGCACTTCAGGAGAAATAGATAAGAACATCGTACTGAAATGTTATTACTCCTCTACAACAGCTTCATGATCGCACTCCACTCTATGATTGTACAGTATGTAGGtttcaacaatattttttttatcaagaacTCTGTGAGGTCAAAAGGTTATAAAACTGCTGGctacaattttttttctggCCTTGTCAATTGTTTATTAATTGGTTTTAATTATTCAATATCAACTATTTTTCAGAAACAGCAACATCATCGTAGCTGTGCTGATAAACATATCTagttttgtgactgtgtgtgtgtgtatgtgtgtatacagtgaCCAGCTGGAGCTTCGAGCAGATATTCCTGCTTATGTCAGcactaaaatacattttgatgagCTTCTTGGCTTTGCATTGTGGTGATGATTCAGCCATGTTCAACTTTCTTGTTGGATGAGctcacatttttattattatctttttttctttctttttttttgttttgccatgTTTGCATCAAGACCACGGCTGTACCAACACATTGGCCTCATTGGAACAAACAAGAACGCACTGCCATTGTTGATGTGAATGCAGCCTGAATGCACCGTTATAAATAATCTTAAGTGCAAATATaacaaagataaataaaatacatgttatTTAAAGTTTTGTGAATAGTGTAGAACTCTTAACAAACTTTGACAGATGCATTCATCATTAGCCAAGTCAACATCAACAGAGCAGtctttaaataattaatgatgCCATTAACTATCTCTCTTAATTAGTTTCACTGGAGTTTGTTATGACACACAGGGATACAGATGACTGGCTAATTATCACCATTACAACCAAGAAAACATCTGATGATGAAAAACAAGCCACCGCCCTGACAGTGAGTGTGATATCCCCTTGTGATGTCTCAGAGTTAATTATCAGAAGTTCAGGCTTCACTGTGCAGCAAAGTGTGAAAGTTTGATAAAATTACTCAgttacattaaaatgacattttatttgacattttttgacatttaatctTTTTCCACAGAGAAACAAGTGTATTAATAACATTTGAACATATTTAAGTCACTTTATTCTCTGTGTGTACTCATGTATTCACTGTATGTGTCTTGTTTAAAGGGGCAAATTGTACAGTCACAATCAGATCCTACCGTATTTAGTCACAATGTTAAAACATGACTTACACAACCATGCGCTACATCTTATTCGATAATACATTGTTGATTTTTACTTGTGACAAATCTCTTGGTTATATTTCACAATCAGGATATTTTATGTACAGATGTGGTTATGTCTAATCGTGTTTCATGTGCTGTCTCTGTACTTTTTCGTCACACCAGTTACTCGGACAGCAATGAATCAGGAGCACTATGTGGCTATTTGCCTGCCCCTGCGCCATGCAGAGCTGTGCTCCACACGCAACGCTCTGTGCTGTATCCTCATCATTCACGGCCTTAGCTCTGTACCCCGTGTTAGTGTGTCCAGGTTCTTTGCATCTGTCAGCCTAAATGTTTACAAATACAAGATCTGCACTGTGGAGGTGGTCGTCTTGCACAGTTGACAGCGTCATCCTAGGTCCGCTTTCAGCGATCATGGTTATTACTATTGTATTCTCAtatgttaaaataattttaaaaagggCCAAAGCTGCatcaggaaagaaaaacaagaagaagcagaagctgCTCTCCTTCAGATAAATCCTCTGTTATTCTTTTATATTAGGGACATCAATTTTATAACGTTTGTTCTTGTTCCAAGATGTCTGACTCCTCTTGTTTATGGCCTCAGGGATGAAGTGTTTTCTTgcactaaaatacaaaaatgactGTTTATTGTACATGCAcgtgaatgaatgaaatacaTTGCCAAGATTGgtaaaatgtacaaacattAACTTCAAACAGAATATCTTACAGTCTCTCAGTCATATTGGCACCAGGAGTCCACATCTGACAAGAGAACTGGTTAATCCATCATCATGCTTCATCCACATGGTGTGGGAATGGCTATTTGTTGCACATTTCTGGCCATCTTTAGGTTTTGGTGACATGTATTGacaattattggatggattgccatgaaatttggtcaTCCGGTACAGACATTTGTGGTCCCCTGAATTGTAAAAACGTATCCCCTAATATTTCATGGAGCACCACTGAGTCAAAATTTCTGGTTGTTCAATAATTTGGTTTCAAACTAAATAACTATGACACCAAGCACATTCCCATTAGCTTCAGCTTTGGTTCAGGTTTAGGGATAATCAGGAAATTGATTACCACACTAACATGCTAGCAATATCATCCAGAGCATCTTAGCATGCTGATGTGAGCATTAGCCCAAAGCACTGCCTTGTCTAAGTACAAATTCAGTGCTCTGTCTTGTTTGTAtaatgtgttgttgtggtgttgGTTGCAAATTTTGTATGGAAATGAGaaattaaataacatttcatctgactgtataaatatatacttgAATCCAAGCATGTTGATCATAGTTTTGATAACAACACAGAATGTTACAGAAACTTTGAGACAAGCCAATACCTTTCCAAcattaaaaaacttttttttagcaGTTATGTCATCCATCTTTCATCAGAGCAAAAATCAACAAAGGACAGTCTAAATAATTAATGAAGCAATTAAGATTCCTAAATCGGTTTCACAGGAGTTCATTTGCCATGAGGGAACGCTGTTGATCGGCTCATTAGCACC
This is a stretch of genomic DNA from Pagrus major chromosome 2, Pma_NU_1.0. It encodes these proteins:
- the LOC141017083 gene encoding diablo IAP-binding mitochondrial protein-like, encoding MAALRRVTSCLRLLRTSARVLLSSRKPAVHKSGKWTNLVYTSIASFAVGGGLCAIPFRQVENLSHDSLIRRAASLVTDSSSTFLSQATLALVDAITEYSKAVHTLIALQKRYLDSLGNLSPAEEDTIWQVIIGQRAQVDDRQDEYKRFESTWINAVKLCETAAEAAYTSGAEHASVTMRTNIQVALSQVEEVQKLSADADKKLVETKVMEVQRMASLQNTTDEEEVPEAYLRED